In a genomic window of Streptomyces sp. NBC_01231:
- a CDS encoding SDR family oxidoreductase, with product MAAPPRNPYTFSRRDRDRLLRTEPLTGRVIAVTGAGRGIGRAVAARLAAAGAAVAIGDLDAELAMETAGAIGARPGGRLLGLSLDVTDTHSFEDFLRTVETRLGPIDVLINNAGIMWVGPFEEEPEEAALRQFDVNVHGVLRGMKLVIPGLRKRGRGHVVNIASAASKVAPAGEATYAATKHALHGYSTAVRAELRGTGVHVSLVMPGVVDTELAVGTATGPTRRLTADQVADAVLDVVLRPRFEVFVPRRLAALTRLAALLPGRARDALHHLLVPDQLAALSDRAVRAAYEQRTRTARSPEG from the coding sequence GTGGCAGCACCGCCCAGGAACCCGTACACGTTCAGCCGAAGAGACCGCGACAGGCTCCTGCGCACAGAACCGCTGACCGGCCGGGTGATCGCGGTCACCGGGGCGGGCCGCGGAATCGGGCGGGCCGTCGCAGCCCGGCTCGCCGCGGCCGGAGCCGCCGTGGCGATCGGCGATCTCGACGCGGAGCTCGCGATGGAGACGGCTGGTGCCATCGGCGCGCGTCCCGGTGGCCGACTGCTCGGACTGTCTCTCGACGTCACCGACACACACTCCTTCGAGGACTTCCTGCGCACCGTCGAGACCCGGCTGGGGCCGATCGACGTACTGATCAACAACGCCGGAATCATGTGGGTGGGCCCCTTCGAGGAGGAACCGGAGGAAGCCGCCCTGCGCCAGTTCGACGTCAACGTCCACGGCGTACTGCGTGGGATGAAACTCGTGATCCCAGGGTTGCGGAAACGCGGTCGCGGCCACGTGGTGAACATCGCCTCCGCCGCCAGCAAGGTCGCCCCGGCCGGCGAGGCGACCTACGCGGCGACGAAGCACGCCCTCCACGGCTACAGCACAGCCGTCCGCGCCGAACTGCGCGGCACCGGCGTGCACGTGTCCTTGGTGATGCCCGGCGTCGTGGACACCGAGCTGGCCGTGGGTACCGCGACCGGCCCCACCCGACGCCTGACGGCAGATCAGGTGGCCGACGCGGTGCTCGACGTCGTGCTGCGCCCGCGGTTCGAGGTCTTCGTTCCACGCCGGCTGGCCGCCCTGACCCGGTTGGCCGCACTGCTGCCGGGCCGTGCCCGCGACGCCCTGCATCACCTCCTTGTCCCCGACCAGCTCGCCGCCCTGTCCGACCGAGCGGTCCGCGCGGCCTACGAGCAGCGCACCCGGACCGCCCGCTCTCCCGAAGGATGA
- a CDS encoding TetR/AcrR family transcriptional regulator, with protein sequence MTGPQTAGRRYGGRDAAQRQQERRTRLIQAGLDTFGTAGYASVSVKQVCSHAGLTERYFYESFRDREDLLAGVYNELIATIRADTAQAAAAAAPDVDAQLRAGLEVFIRTLAGDARKARLVLIEVVGASPRLEVRRREVLHEFAALIAAVVGPLPGPEASSSRLTMTAMSLVGGVNELLVDWTLGHQNATVEELIDLCYTLFIAAYRAISDQP encoded by the coding sequence ATGACGGGCCCACAGACCGCCGGGCGGCGCTACGGCGGACGTGATGCGGCGCAACGACAGCAGGAGCGCCGCACCCGCCTCATCCAGGCGGGCCTCGACACGTTCGGCACGGCCGGATACGCCTCGGTCTCCGTCAAGCAGGTGTGCTCTCATGCCGGACTGACCGAGCGCTACTTCTACGAGTCGTTCCGCGACCGCGAAGACCTTCTCGCCGGGGTCTACAACGAGCTGATCGCTACGATCAGAGCCGACACCGCGCAGGCCGCAGCCGCTGCCGCACCCGATGTCGACGCCCAACTGCGCGCCGGCCTCGAGGTGTTCATCCGCACACTGGCCGGCGACGCCCGCAAGGCCCGCCTGGTCCTCATCGAGGTCGTGGGCGCCAGCCCCCGCCTCGAAGTGCGCCGCCGTGAGGTCCTGCACGAATTCGCCGCACTGATCGCCGCCGTCGTCGGACCGCTCCCTGGCCCGGAAGCCTCCTCCAGCCGGCTCACCATGACCGCGATGAGCCTGGTCGGCGGAGTCAACGAACTCCTCGTGGACTGGACGCTCGGCCACCAGAACGCCACCGTCGAAGAACTGATCGACCTGTGCTACACCCTGTTCATCGCGGCCTATCGAGCCATCAGCGATCAGCCCTGA
- a CDS encoding MerR family transcriptional regulator, whose amino-acid sequence MRISELSRRSGVPVATIKYYRREGLLPEGRALNPTTVEYGEEHIQRLRLIRSLIQLGGLSVARTRDVLDAVDRPLDAFETLGVVHHALPVPSAETNGKNGADNEGGPGAESAADEAVPGGAAARVEALIENMGWQISAASPHRPALAESLAALSRLGTDYTADDLIPYARLATSTADLDFAQFDGIEDRIALAERAVVLTVLFEPVVRLLRRLAQEDANHRRHDRRACGQGEHPAE is encoded by the coding sequence ATGAGGATTTCAGAGCTCAGTCGCCGGTCCGGGGTACCGGTGGCGACCATCAAGTACTACCGCCGGGAAGGGCTGCTCCCTGAGGGCCGCGCGCTGAACCCGACCACGGTCGAGTACGGCGAGGAGCACATTCAGCGGCTCCGTCTGATCCGTTCTCTGATCCAACTCGGCGGGCTGTCCGTCGCCCGCACCCGTGACGTGCTCGACGCCGTCGACCGTCCACTGGACGCGTTCGAGACCCTGGGCGTCGTCCACCACGCACTGCCCGTGCCGTCCGCGGAGACGAACGGGAAGAACGGCGCGGACAACGAAGGCGGTCCCGGAGCGGAGAGCGCCGCCGACGAGGCGGTACCAGGAGGAGCCGCTGCGAGGGTCGAGGCTCTCATCGAGAACATGGGCTGGCAGATCTCCGCCGCGTCGCCTCACCGCCCGGCACTGGCCGAAAGTCTCGCGGCGCTGAGCCGCCTAGGCACCGACTACACAGCCGACGACCTCATCCCCTACGCCCGGCTCGCCACCTCCACCGCGGACCTGGACTTCGCGCAGTTCGACGGGATCGAGGACCGCATCGCCCTCGCCGAGCGGGCGGTGGTCCTCACCGTGCTGTTCGAGCCCGTCGTCAGGCTTCTACGGCGGCTGGCCCAGGAGGACGCGAACCACCGCCGCCATGATCGCCGTGCATGCGGGCAGGGTGAGCATCCGGCGGAGTGA
- a CDS encoding DUF6230 family protein: MSQRIGKTHWKRFAVGAVPTVAATAAVAVSMAQGALAASFSISGSAFQVSAGKLSGTGFGNYATVDVAKNGKRVPVSVSSIKNATVTDMCQSVPVDIPVLGTYTMSLQAGGSGTPVKAKDLYIDMTDLQAKKGTFTNVDIGVATGSMTKGQVNPKDHVDPDGYAQQADAVEIIDAHQKVWATTAGTFELAGLHMNIAAGRHDCF, translated from the coding sequence ATGTCCCAACGAATCGGCAAGACCCACTGGAAGCGTTTCGCCGTCGGTGCGGTGCCGACGGTGGCTGCCACGGCGGCTGTCGCTGTTTCCATGGCCCAGGGCGCGCTGGCCGCTTCGTTCAGCATCTCCGGTTCCGCCTTCCAGGTCTCGGCGGGCAAGTTGAGCGGCACCGGATTCGGCAACTACGCCACGGTGGACGTCGCCAAGAACGGCAAGCGCGTGCCCGTCTCCGTCTCGTCCATCAAGAACGCGACGGTCACCGACATGTGCCAGTCCGTCCCGGTGGACATTCCCGTGCTCGGGACCTACACGATGTCGCTCCAGGCCGGCGGATCGGGTACGCCGGTCAAGGCCAAGGACCTGTACATCGACATGACCGACCTCCAGGCCAAGAAGGGCACCTTCACCAACGTCGACATCGGCGTCGCCACCGGTTCCATGACCAAGGGTCAGGTCAACCCGAAGGACCACGTCGATCCCGACGGCTACGCCCAGCAGGCGGACGCGGTCGAGATCATCGATGCCCACCAGAAGGTCTGGGCCACGACTGCGGGAACGTTCGAACTGGCGGGCCTGCACATGAACATCGCGGCCGGCCGCCACGACTGCTTCTGA
- a CDS encoding DUF6114 domain-containing protein, with product MTSAGAPAHPHSDSGFIRARRDFRAWRRTRPFWAGLLVLLAAAPIIYFPYFNLSLGALSVAMSTTAGAGSLVIGLTLIVLGGLLWFQPIIRFFAGCVAVFLGVLSLPISNFGGFLVGTLLAATGGLLALAWGPVDGHPEDIPDGAEGPSAADSRAGGQGSA from the coding sequence ATGACGAGTGCAGGTGCACCCGCGCACCCCCACAGTGACAGCGGCTTCATCCGCGCTCGCCGGGACTTCCGGGCCTGGCGGCGCACCCGTCCCTTCTGGGCGGGTCTGCTGGTGCTCCTTGCCGCTGCGCCCATCATCTACTTCCCGTACTTCAACCTCTCCCTGGGCGCCTTGTCCGTGGCGATGTCCACCACCGCGGGGGCCGGGTCCCTGGTCATCGGCCTGACTCTGATCGTCCTTGGCGGACTCCTCTGGTTCCAGCCGATCATCAGGTTCTTCGCCGGCTGCGTCGCGGTGTTCCTCGGCGTGCTGTCGCTTCCCATCTCCAACTTCGGCGGATTCCTCGTCGGCACACTGCTCGCGGCCACGGGCGGACTCCTGGCTCTGGCATGGGGCCCGGTGGACGGGCACCCGGAGGACATACCCGACGGCGCCGAGGGGCCGTCAGCCGCCGACAGCCGGGCGGGAGGACAGGGGAGTGCGTGA
- a CDS encoding DUF4406 domain-containing protein, which yields MSYPQLLTPEEKLADAKKLLSLPRIVVICGSTRFMTEMTEADLRETKAGKIVVKPGCDMRSPHELWSDPVEAEALKVRLDDLHRAKIRLADEVLVVGDYIGDSTRAEIAYARSLGKPVRFTHPEVDPDA from the coding sequence GTGTCATACCCGCAACTGCTCACCCCCGAGGAGAAGCTCGCCGACGCGAAGAAGCTGTTGAGCCTCCCGCGTATCGTCGTGATCTGCGGCTCCACCCGCTTCATGACCGAGATGACTGAGGCCGATCTGCGGGAGACCAAAGCCGGAAAGATTGTCGTCAAACCGGGCTGTGACATGAGGTCGCCGCACGAACTTTGGTCCGATCCTGTCGAGGCCGAGGCGCTGAAGGTTCGACTCGATGATCTGCACCGAGCGAAGATCCGGCTCGCTGATGAGGTGCTCGTAGTCGGCGACTACATCGGAGACAGCACCCGAGCCGAAATCGCCTACGCCCGGTCGCTGGGCAAGCCCGTGCGGTTCACGCACCCCGAAGTCGACCCTGACGCCTGA
- a CDS encoding SDR family oxidoreductase, translated as MGVLAGRTALVTGASRGIGRGIAERLGRDGARVAVHYGKNEAAAKETVAAIEAAGGSAFAIGVELGVPGDAEALWEEFDRHADGLDILVNNAGIGNTRSIEEIDEAEFDSVFAVNVKAPFLLVKHGMTRLRDGGRVINVSSGLARSAKMPNAIAYAMTKGALDTFSLYLSKVLGPRNITVNSVAPGVIATDGTYELLHASEDAREQMAALSALGRVGETADVADVVAFLASDGGRWVTGSWVDVTGGSQS; from the coding sequence ATGGGCGTGCTTGCGGGCAGGACGGCTCTGGTCACCGGGGCGAGCAGGGGCATCGGACGCGGGATCGCGGAGCGGCTGGGACGCGACGGCGCACGGGTCGCCGTGCACTACGGCAAGAACGAGGCGGCGGCGAAGGAGACGGTCGCCGCGATCGAGGCGGCGGGTGGCTCGGCCTTCGCGATCGGCGTGGAGCTGGGGGTGCCCGGGGACGCCGAGGCCCTGTGGGAGGAGTTCGACCGGCACGCGGACGGGCTGGACATCCTGGTGAACAACGCCGGAATCGGCAACACCCGGTCGATCGAGGAAATCGACGAGGCGGAGTTCGACTCCGTCTTCGCGGTGAACGTGAAGGCGCCCTTCCTCCTCGTCAAGCACGGCATGACCCGCCTGCGCGACGGCGGCCGGGTCATCAACGTCTCGTCGGGGCTGGCCCGGAGCGCGAAGATGCCGAACGCCATCGCGTACGCCATGACGAAGGGCGCTCTGGACACCTTCTCCCTGTACCTGTCCAAGGTGCTGGGCCCTCGGAACATCACCGTGAACTCGGTGGCGCCGGGGGTCATAGCCACCGACGGCACATATGAACTGCTGCACGCGAGCGAGGACGCACGGGAGCAGATGGCGGCGCTGTCCGCGCTGGGCCGGGTGGGGGAGACGGCCGACGTCGCCGATGTGGTGGCGTTCCTGGCGTCGGACGGGGGCCGGTGGGTGACGGGGAGCTGGGTGGACGTTACGGGAGGTTCACAGAGCTAG
- a CDS encoding helix-turn-helix transcriptional regulator, giving the protein MSGPMDDEPACSMERSLQILGERWTLLVLREVLYGRHRFAEIRSSLGIASNLLSDRLKVLVDAGVLRTLAYQEAGSRHRQSYHLTPAGLELQPVLGALQQWGDRHRPRPAGPSASQRTRSTGRAVHVGFLDDDGREVPMEDVSLMAAPDPQNSSLGQSG; this is encoded by the coding sequence GTGTCCGGCCCCATGGATGACGAGCCGGCCTGCTCCATGGAGCGGAGCCTGCAGATTCTCGGCGAGCGGTGGACTCTGCTGGTGCTGCGTGAGGTCCTCTACGGCAGGCACCGGTTCGCTGAGATTCGGTCATCTCTCGGCATCGCGTCGAACCTGCTCAGCGACCGACTCAAGGTTCTCGTCGACGCCGGAGTGCTGCGGACACTGGCGTACCAGGAGGCCGGCAGCAGGCATCGGCAGAGCTACCATCTGACGCCGGCCGGGCTCGAACTGCAGCCCGTCCTGGGCGCGTTGCAGCAGTGGGGCGATCGTCACCGTCCGCGGCCCGCGGGTCCCTCCGCTTCCCAGCGGACCCGCTCCACGGGCCGGGCCGTCCACGTGGGGTTCCTCGATGACGATGGTCGCGAGGTTCCCATGGAGGATGTGTCGCTGATGGCAGCACCTGACCCTCAGAACTCATCCCTCGGCCAGTCCGGCTGA
- a CDS encoding helix-turn-helix transcriptional regulator has protein sequence MGKIPNDSCAIARSLGVLGERWTFLILREAVAGSSRFSEFRSGLGVAPDVLTERLNTLVAYGVMEKVPYREPGERARFAYVLTDAGRELLVVLLALQQWGDKHLPWPDGPSILRQVEGTERPVHVGFIDDDGNEVDESSVALIPTAASPGRK, from the coding sequence ATGGGCAAGATTCCGAATGACAGTTGCGCCATCGCCCGCAGCCTGGGCGTGCTGGGCGAGCGCTGGACGTTTCTGATCCTGCGCGAGGCCGTGGCGGGGTCGAGCCGATTCTCGGAGTTCCGCAGCGGGCTCGGTGTGGCGCCGGACGTTCTCACCGAACGCCTGAACACGCTGGTCGCATACGGCGTGATGGAGAAGGTGCCCTACCGGGAACCGGGAGAGCGGGCTCGCTTCGCGTACGTGCTCACGGATGCGGGCCGGGAACTCCTCGTCGTCCTGCTCGCCCTGCAGCAATGGGGCGACAAGCACCTGCCGTGGCCGGACGGGCCGAGCATCCTGCGCCAGGTCGAGGGCACCGAACGACCGGTGCACGTCGGGTTCATCGACGACGACGGAAACGAGGTCGACGAAAGCTCCGTGGCACTGATCCCGACCGCCGCCTCCCCCGGCCGGAAGTAG
- a CDS encoding DUF1330 domain-containing protein, with product MVNFDVLDEEAGSAYAAVAQQSILNHGGHYLVGGPTPKPVEGAWDSSGFVVIEFPDMDRIREWYDSAEYRRAREIRKGKARVAMLFAEGASPEGFSRPA from the coding sequence ATCGTCAACTTCGATGTGCTCGACGAGGAGGCCGGCTCGGCCTACGCGGCCGTGGCCCAGCAGTCCATCCTCAACCACGGCGGCCACTACCTGGTCGGCGGACCCACGCCCAAGCCCGTCGAAGGCGCCTGGGACTCCTCCGGGTTCGTGGTCATCGAGTTTCCCGACATGGACCGGATCCGGGAGTGGTACGACTCCGCCGAGTACCGACGGGCCCGGGAGATACGCAAGGGCAAGGCCCGGGTGGCCATGCTCTTCGCCGAGGGCGCATCGCCTGAGGGCTTCTCCCGCCCGGCCTAG
- a CDS encoding glyceraldehyde-3-phosphate dehydrogenase, which yields MTVKDDSFTNWKTREEIAESMIPLIGRLHRERDVTVLLHSRSLVNKSVVSILKTHRFARQIAGEELSVTETLPFLQTLAALDLGPSQIDIGMLAATYRSDDRGLSVAEFTAEAVAGATGADRVERREPRDVVLYGFGRIGRLVARLLIEKTGSGNGLRLRGIVVRGNGGRAADDLVKRASLLRRDSIHGQFQGTITVDEAKSTIVANGNEIRVIYADDPAQVDYTAYGIKDAILIDNTGKWRDRQGLSEHLRPGIDKVVLTAPGKGDVPNIVHGVNHDTIKPDDRILSCASCTTNAIVPPLKAMADEYGVLRGHVETVHSFTNDQNLLDNYHKADRRGRSAPLNMVITETGAASAVAKALPELEAPITGSSIRVPVPDVSIAILSLRLGRETTRAEVLDHLREVSLTSPLKRQIDFTTAPDAVSSDFIGSRHASIVDAGATKVDGDNAILYLWYDNEFGYSCQVIRVVQHVSGVEYPTYPAPAPVPAA from the coding sequence GTGACTGTCAAGGACGACTCGTTCACCAACTGGAAGACCCGCGAGGAGATCGCGGAGTCGATGATCCCCCTCATCGGGAGGCTGCACCGCGAGCGGGACGTGACCGTCCTGCTGCACAGCCGCTCCCTGGTGAACAAGTCGGTGGTGAGCATCCTCAAGACCCACCGCTTCGCCCGCCAGATAGCCGGCGAGGAACTGTCGGTCACCGAGACTCTGCCGTTCCTCCAGACGCTCGCCGCCCTCGATCTCGGCCCGTCCCAGATCGACATCGGCATGCTCGCCGCGACGTACCGGAGCGACGACCGCGGCCTTTCCGTGGCGGAGTTCACCGCCGAGGCGGTCGCCGGCGCCACCGGCGCCGACCGGGTCGAGCGCCGTGAGCCGCGCGACGTCGTCCTCTACGGCTTCGGCCGCATCGGCCGCCTCGTCGCCCGCCTGCTCATCGAGAAGACCGGTTCCGGCAACGGCCTGCGGCTGCGCGGCATCGTCGTGCGCGGCAACGGCGGGCGGGCGGCCGATGACCTCGTCAAGCGGGCCTCGCTGCTGCGCCGCGACTCCATCCACGGCCAGTTCCAGGGCACGATCACCGTCGACGAGGCGAAGAGCACCATCGTCGCCAACGGCAACGAGATCAGGGTGATCTACGCCGACGACCCGGCTCAGGTCGACTACACGGCGTACGGCATCAAGGACGCCATCCTCATCGACAACACCGGCAAGTGGCGGGACCGTCAGGGCCTCTCGGAGCACCTGCGTCCCGGCATCGACAAGGTCGTGCTGACCGCGCCGGGCAAGGGCGACGTCCCGAACATCGTGCACGGCGTCAACCACGACACCATCAAGCCGGACGACCGGATCCTGTCCTGCGCGTCCTGCACCACCAACGCGATCGTGCCGCCGCTGAAGGCGATGGCGGACGAGTACGGCGTCCTGCGGGGACACGTGGAGACCGTGCACTCGTTCACCAACGACCAGAACCTGCTGGACAACTACCACAAGGCCGACCGCCGGGGCCGCTCCGCGCCGCTCAACATGGTCATCACCGAGACGGGTGCCGCCTCCGCCGTCGCCAAGGCGCTGCCCGAGCTCGAGGCGCCGATCACCGGCAGTTCGATCCGGGTCCCGGTGCCGGACGTCTCCATCGCGATCCTCAGCCTGCGGCTCGGCCGCGAGACCACCCGCGCGGAGGTCCTCGACCACCTCCGCGAGGTCTCGCTGACCTCGCCGCTCAAGCGTCAGATCGACTTCACCACCGCCCCCGACGCGGTCTCCAGCGACTTCATCGGCTCCCGCCACGCCTCGATCGTGGACGCCGGAGCGACCAAGGTCGACGGCGACAACGCGATCCTCTACCTCTGGTACGACAACGAGTTCGGCTACTCCTGCCAGGTCATCCGCGTCGTCCAGCACGTCTCCGGCGTGGAGTACCCCACGTACCCCGCACCGGCCCCGGTGCCGGCGGCGTAG
- a CDS encoding SseB family protein has protein sequence MDTPANDNTVTPARRALDALAENTEDTAALATLASSEVLVPVPDDAGQDEVSDPTTVALPVLEQRDGAPVVPVFTSEPEMAELLPYVSRYRLVPLGALAAQWPADELSLTIDASSAHPLTLTSEGVRTLLAR, from the coding sequence ATGGACACACCCGCGAACGACAACACCGTCACACCGGCCCGGCGGGCGCTGGACGCGCTGGCCGAGAACACCGAGGACACGGCGGCGCTGGCCACGCTCGCGAGCAGTGAGGTGCTCGTGCCCGTGCCCGACGACGCCGGCCAGGACGAGGTCAGCGACCCCACCACGGTCGCGCTGCCCGTCCTCGAGCAGCGCGACGGGGCTCCGGTGGTGCCCGTGTTCACCTCCGAACCGGAGATGGCCGAGCTCCTCCCGTACGTCTCCCGCTACCGACTGGTCCCGCTGGGCGCGCTCGCCGCGCAGTGGCCGGCCGACGAACTGTCCCTGACCATCGACGCGAGCTCCGCGCACCCGCTGACCCTCACCTCGGAGGGCGTGCGCACCCTGCTGGCCAGGTAG
- a CDS encoding FAD-binding protein, which translates to MTAAPETTASAQLLGLLARDLPPDRLTTEPGVLSAHATDRSGTRPAGEPLALVRARRTEDVTVTLRHANALRVPVVPRGAGTGLSGGATAHDGCLVLDLSGMNRILELSADDQLAVVEPGVITAELDRAAGAHGLRYAPDPASAALSTIGGNIATNAGGLRCAKYGVTRDSVLGLEAVLADGTVVRTGRRTVKGVTGYDLTALLTGSEGTLAVITSATLRLRPIPVATATLAAYFPSFEAAAEASYAITRAGVEPALAELVDGPVLEAVDPALRERGAALLVVQCDGAGAAAEAAAVARLLAPLATTVETTEDSAEAETLLAARRLALPALERLGRPLIEDIAVPRSRLAEAVREIRAVSARHDVPVYTLAHAADGNLHPIIVVDPSLDRLPEAAWEAAGEIFALALRLGGTLTGEHGVGLLKRQWVAEELGPAAHALQRRLKEVFDPRSVLNPGKSL; encoded by the coding sequence GTGACCGCAGCCCCCGAAACGACCGCGTCCGCCCAACTTCTCGGGCTGCTCGCCCGCGATCTGCCGCCCGACCGGCTGACCACCGAGCCCGGCGTGCTCAGCGCGCACGCCACCGACCGTTCCGGCACCCGGCCCGCGGGAGAACCGCTGGCCCTGGTGCGCGCCCGGCGGACCGAGGACGTGACGGTCACCCTGCGGCACGCGAACGCGCTGCGCGTGCCGGTGGTGCCGCGGGGCGCGGGTACCGGTCTGTCGGGCGGGGCGACCGCGCACGACGGCTGCCTGGTCCTGGACCTGTCCGGGATGAACCGCATCCTCGAACTGTCGGCCGACGATCAGCTCGCCGTCGTCGAGCCCGGGGTGATCACCGCCGAGCTGGACCGCGCGGCGGGCGCGCACGGTCTGCGGTACGCGCCGGATCCGGCGAGCGCCGCCCTGTCCACCATCGGCGGGAACATCGCGACGAACGCGGGCGGCCTCAGGTGCGCGAAGTACGGGGTGACCCGGGACAGCGTGCTGGGGCTGGAGGCGGTCCTCGCCGACGGGACGGTCGTACGCACGGGCCGCCGTACGGTCAAGGGCGTCACGGGCTACGACCTGACCGCGCTGCTCACCGGGTCGGAGGGCACCCTCGCGGTGATCACCTCGGCGACGCTGCGGCTGCGGCCGATCCCGGTGGCGACGGCCACGCTCGCCGCGTACTTCCCCTCCTTCGAGGCGGCCGCGGAGGCGTCGTACGCGATCACCCGGGCCGGGGTCGAGCCGGCGCTGGCGGAGCTCGTCGACGGACCTGTGTTGGAGGCGGTCGACCCGGCGCTGCGGGAGCGGGGCGCGGCGCTGCTGGTGGTGCAGTGCGACGGCGCGGGCGCGGCCGCCGAGGCGGCGGCGGTCGCACGGCTGCTCGCGCCCCTGGCCACCACGGTGGAGACGACGGAGGACTCTGCCGAGGCGGAGACCCTGCTGGCCGCCCGCCGTCTGGCCCTGCCCGCGCTGGAGCGGCTGGGCCGCCCGCTCATCGAGGACATCGCGGTCCCGCGCTCCCGCCTGGCGGAGGCGGTGCGCGAGATCCGGGCGGTCTCCGCACGGCACGACGTGCCCGTGTACACCCTCGCGCACGCGGCGGACGGCAACCTGCACCCGATCATCGTGGTGGATCCGTCCCTGGACCGGCTGCCGGAGGCCGCGTGGGAGGCGGCCGGTGAGATCTTCGCGCTGGCGCTGCGGCTCGGCGGCACCCTGACGGGTGAGCACGGGGTGGGCCTGCTCAAGCGGCAGTGGGTCGCCGAGGAACTCGGCCCCGCCGCTCATGCCTTGCAGCGCAGGCTCAAGGAGGTCTTCGACCCGAGGAGCGTCCTCAATCCGGGCAAGAGCCTGTGA
- a CDS encoding acyl-CoA/acyl-ACP dehydrogenase — protein MTERIAELAASYDQSAAFPAESLRLAHEAGLLTATIGEPYGGPGAGVEETARILHRLGQADPSVALIAAMTLTNHARQAAQPHWPEELYARVVKESFARPVLINHARVEPDLGSPARGGLPATRARRTPDGWAVSGTKRFVTGAEGLDWFLVWAGTDEPEPRVGTFVVPGHSPGIEITGRWDQLGLRASGSHDVTFHEVEVPYEHVIGIGPHGPAAEQDNRAGAALHLPLAALYLGVARAAQAFFHTFAHTRVPANLGHPVARTDRFRRTAGEIEVLLTAAEQLVFDGAGRLDAGDAAYTPEQALGARVLADRHGVRAVELAVRLLGNPGLARGNPLERHFRDIQCAPVHAPQEDISLLAIGTKALNP, from the coding sequence GTGACCGAGCGCATCGCCGAACTGGCCGCTTCCTACGACCAGTCGGCGGCCTTCCCCGCCGAGTCCCTGCGCCTCGCCCACGAGGCCGGGCTGCTCACCGCGACCATCGGCGAGCCGTACGGAGGACCGGGTGCGGGGGTCGAGGAGACCGCGCGCATCCTGCACCGGCTGGGGCAGGCGGATCCCTCCGTCGCCCTGATCGCGGCGATGACGCTCACGAATCACGCCCGGCAGGCCGCACAGCCGCACTGGCCCGAGGAGCTGTACGCGCGGGTGGTCAAGGAGTCGTTCGCGCGTCCCGTGCTGATCAACCACGCGCGTGTGGAGCCCGACCTCGGTTCCCCCGCGCGCGGCGGGCTGCCCGCCACCCGGGCGCGGCGCACGCCCGACGGCTGGGCGGTCAGCGGCACCAAGCGGTTCGTGACGGGTGCCGAGGGGCTGGACTGGTTCCTGGTGTGGGCCGGCACCGACGAGCCGGAGCCGCGCGTGGGCACCTTCGTGGTGCCCGGGCACTCTCCCGGCATCGAAATCACCGGCCGCTGGGACCAGTTGGGGCTGCGGGCCAGCGGCAGCCACGACGTGACGTTCCACGAGGTGGAGGTCCCGTACGAACATGTCATCGGGATCGGCCCGCACGGTCCGGCCGCCGAACAGGACAACCGGGCGGGCGCCGCCCTCCATCTCCCGCTCGCCGCCCTCTACTTGGGTGTCGCCCGGGCCGCGCAGGCGTTCTTCCACACCTTCGCCCACACGCGTGTGCCCGCCAACCTCGGCCATCCGGTGGCCCGCACGGATCGCTTCCGGCGCACTGCCGGGGAGATCGAGGTACTGCTCACGGCCGCCGAGCAGCTGGTGTTCGACGGCGCCGGGAGACTCGACGCGGGCGACGCCGCGTACACGCCCGAACAGGCCCTGGGCGCGCGCGTACTGGCCGACCGGCACGGCGTCCGGGCCGTGGAGCTGGCGGTACGGCTGCTCGGCAACCCGGGGCTGGCCCGGGGCAACCCGCTGGAGCGGCACTTCCGGGACATCCAGTGCGCGCCCGTGCACGCGCCCCAGGAGGACATCTCCCTGCTCGCCATCGGAACGAAGGCACTGAACCCGTGA